In Mucilaginibacter celer, one DNA window encodes the following:
- the murQ gene encoding N-acetylmuramic acid 6-phosphate etherase — METTTERESHYKNLEKQTVREILENINNEDKTVPLAVEKSLPQIEALASITAEKMKAGGRLFYIGAGTSGRLGVVDASECPPTFGVPFDMVVGLIAGGDGAIRKAVEFAEDDTVQAWADLQAYDVNNKDVVVGIAASGTTPYVIGGLKTANEHNIVTGCIVCNSGSPVAAAAQYPVEVVTGPEFLTGSTRMKAGTAQKLVLNMLSTSVMIQLGRVKGNRMVDMQLSNNKLVNRGTHMVMEATGLSEEDAAGLLKQYGSVRSAVDHYFKK; from the coding sequence ATGGAAACCACCACCGAAAGGGAATCGCACTATAAAAACCTCGAAAAACAAACCGTAAGGGAAATTTTAGAGAACATTAATAATGAGGATAAAACCGTTCCGCTGGCTGTAGAAAAGTCGTTACCGCAGATAGAAGCACTCGCTTCCATTACTGCCGAAAAGATGAAAGCCGGAGGCCGGTTGTTTTACATAGGCGCAGGTACCAGTGGCCGTTTGGGTGTGGTTGACGCTTCAGAATGCCCGCCAACTTTTGGTGTTCCGTTTGATATGGTGGTAGGATTAATCGCCGGCGGCGATGGTGCTATCCGCAAGGCTGTTGAATTTGCCGAGGATGATACTGTACAGGCCTGGGCCGATTTGCAGGCTTATGATGTTAATAATAAAGATGTGGTGGTAGGCATAGCGGCATCGGGCACTACACCTTACGTTATCGGTGGTTTAAAAACCGCTAATGAGCACAATATAGTTACCGGCTGCATTGTTTGTAATAGCGGCAGCCCGGTGGCGGCCGCGGCGCAGTACCCGGTTGAGGTGGTAACCGGCCCGGAGTTTTTAACCGGATCAACCCGGATGAAGGCCGGTACCGCGCAAAAATTGGTTTTAAATATGCTGAGCACAAGCGTAATGATCCAGCTTGGCCGCGTAAAAGGGAACAGGATGGTTGATATGCAGCTCAGCAACAACAAACTGGTGAACAGGGGCACCCACATGGTAATGGAAGCAACCGGCCTAAGCGAAGAAGATGCAGCCGGACTACTGAAACAATACGGCAGCGTACGGAGCGCTGTTGATCATTATTTTAAAAAATAG
- a CDS encoding Bax inhibitor-1/YccA family protein translates to MEFKDSKYNYDNIIEVQDQSEVDSRRFMAGVFSWMGVALGVSAITVYLFLNMGLISLIVAPTGGLTGFGLFAIFSPLAFSLVMQFGYNRISYPILVLLFVAYATLIGISLSLIFLVYTSASILGVFITAAVTFGIMAVAGYNTNMDLTRFGSIMYILFVGIFVASLANFFMHSEQMSYIISYIGIAVFTGLTAYYMQMLKRIGAGIEYGDASSKKLALMGALTLYITLINLFFMILRVFGRRR, encoded by the coding sequence ATGGAATTTAAAGATTCAAAATACAACTACGATAACATTATCGAAGTTCAGGATCAATCAGAAGTTGATTCACGTAGGTTTATGGCCGGCGTTTTCAGCTGGATGGGCGTGGCGCTTGGTGTTTCGGCAATCACGGTATACCTGTTTTTAAACATGGGCCTGATTAGCCTTATCGTTGCACCAACAGGCGGCTTAACAGGTTTCGGTTTGTTCGCCATTTTTTCGCCGCTTGCATTTTCGCTGGTGATGCAGTTTGGTTACAACCGCATATCTTACCCAATTTTGGTATTGCTTTTTGTGGCTTACGCTACGCTGATCGGTATTAGCTTAAGCCTCATATTTCTGGTTTATACATCAGCTTCAATATTAGGCGTTTTCATTACAGCAGCAGTAACTTTTGGTATTATGGCTGTTGCCGGTTATAACACTAATATGGATTTAACCCGTTTCGGCTCGATCATGTATATCCTGTTTGTCGGCATATTCGTAGCTTCATTAGCTAACTTCTTTATGCACAGCGAGCAAATGAGCTACATCATCAGCTACATTGGCATAGCGGTATTTACCGGCTTAACTGCCTACTACATGCAAATGCTTAAACGCATTGGCGCAGGTATTGAGTACGGAGATGCAAGCTCTAAAAAACTGGCGCTGATGGGTGCATTAACATTGTACATCACCCTAATCAACCTGTTTTTCATGATCCTCCGTGTATTCGGCAGAAGAAGATAA
- the metH gene encoding methionine synthase has product MDIRKELQKRILVIDGAMGTMIQRYQLTEKDFRGERFRDHGTDLQGNNDLLNITRPDVIKAIHAEYLDAGADIIETNTFSTQVISLADYKLEELAYELSYEGARIAREVADEYTQRNPDKPRFVAGAIGPTNRTASLSPDVNDPGYRAVTFDDLADAYYDQVRGLVDGGSHLLLVETIFDTLNAKAALFAIKRYEDECKAAGKDFPAFRDSGGIMISGTITDASGRTLSGQTVEAFWNSISHANLLSVGLNCALGAREMRPHLAELSEKAGVYISAYPNAGLPNEFGQYDETPHETAHQVDDFIKAGLVNIVGGCCGTTPDHIKCIADKAAAFPPRPIPQIEPDMRLSGLEAVTIKPESIFVNVGERTNITGSPKFSKLILAEDYEAALSVALQQVEGGAQVIDINMDEGMIDSEAVMVKFLNLVASEPDIAKLPIMIDSSKWSVIEAGLKCVQGKGIVNSISLKEGEEKFKEHARKILSYGAATVVMAFDETGQADSYERRIEICKRSYDILVNEVGFPPQDIIFDPNILTVATGLEEHNNYAVDFIEATRWIKQNLPHAKVSGGVSNISFSFRGNNTVREAMHSAFLYHAIKAGMDMGIVNAGMLEVYEEIPKNLLELVEDVLLNRRPDATERLVEFADTIKSKGKEVTRDEEWRKGTVQERLSHSLVKGIVEYLDNDVEEARQAYSKPLEVIEGPLMDGMNIVGDLFGAGKMFLPQVVKSARVMKKAVAYLLPFIEEEKKNNVNADQRANSGKVLMATVKGDVHDIGKNIVGVVLACNNFEVIDLGVMVPAQRIIEEAKKQQVDIIGLSGLITPSLDEMVHFAKEMERENFTIPLIVGGATTSRIHAAVKIAPQYSGAAIHVLDASRSVTVCSSLMSKDNRDAYIQGIKDEYAKAREAHANKKSDKRFVTIDEARAGKFQISLDGDVAPKPAFTGTKVFDGFPLEELLPYIDWTPFFHTWELRGSYPKIFEDKYVGDEAKKLFDDAQVLMKRIVNEKLFTAKGVIGFWPANAVGDDIELYTDESRTTVLNRIHTLRQQAEKVKNDPYYALSDFVAPKESGVPDYFGGFAVTTGLGCDELVAEFERDHDDYNSIMAKALADRLAEAFAEKMHELVRKEYWGYAKDEHLTNVDLIKEQYQGIRPAPGYPACPDHTEKTTLFELLKAEDNANMQLTESLAMLPAASVSGFYFAHPQARYFGLGKISKDQVEDYAQRKQMPLEDVERWLGPNINY; this is encoded by the coding sequence ATGGACATTAGAAAAGAATTACAGAAGCGCATCCTGGTGATTGACGGAGCAATGGGTACCATGATCCAAAGGTACCAGCTCACGGAGAAGGATTTTCGTGGCGAGCGTTTCCGCGATCATGGTACAGATTTGCAGGGTAACAACGACCTGCTTAACATTACACGCCCCGATGTAATTAAGGCTATCCATGCCGAATACCTGGATGCCGGAGCTGATATCATCGAAACCAATACTTTCAGCACACAGGTAATTTCGCTTGCTGATTATAAGCTGGAAGAACTTGCCTACGAACTAAGCTACGAAGGCGCGCGCATTGCCCGCGAAGTAGCCGACGAATATACCCAACGCAACCCCGATAAACCACGCTTTGTTGCCGGTGCTATCGGCCCTACAAACCGTACAGCCTCTTTATCGCCCGATGTTAACGATCCGGGATATCGTGCAGTTACCTTTGATGATTTGGCTGATGCTTATTATGACCAGGTTAGGGGTTTGGTTGACGGTGGTTCACACCTGCTATTGGTTGAAACCATATTTGATACGCTGAATGCCAAAGCGGCACTCTTCGCTATTAAACGTTACGAAGATGAATGCAAAGCTGCCGGTAAAGATTTTCCTGCTTTCAGGGATTCGGGCGGCATCATGATCTCGGGTACCATTACCGATGCTTCGGGCCGTACCCTTTCGGGGCAAACGGTTGAGGCTTTCTGGAACTCGATAAGCCATGCCAACCTGCTTTCGGTAGGTTTAAACTGTGCTTTGGGTGCACGTGAAATGCGCCCCCACTTAGCCGAGCTTTCTGAAAAAGCAGGCGTATATATTTCGGCCTATCCAAACGCGGGTTTACCAAACGAGTTTGGCCAATACGACGAAACCCCGCACGAAACCGCCCACCAGGTTGATGATTTTATTAAAGCCGGACTGGTAAACATAGTTGGCGGCTGCTGCGGCACCACGCCCGATCACATTAAATGTATTGCCGATAAAGCGGCTGCATTCCCTCCCCGCCCTATCCCGCAAATTGAGCCGGATATGCGCCTGAGCGGTCTGGAAGCAGTTACTATAAAACCCGAAAGCATTTTTGTAAACGTGGGCGAGCGTACCAATATCACCGGTTCGCCTAAGTTTTCCAAATTGATACTGGCCGAAGACTACGAGGCCGCTTTATCCGTTGCCCTGCAACAGGTTGAAGGCGGAGCCCAGGTTATCGACATCAATATGGACGAAGGCATGATCGATTCGGAAGCCGTAATGGTTAAATTCCTTAACCTGGTAGCCTCCGAGCCGGATATTGCCAAACTGCCTATCATGATCGATTCGTCGAAATGGTCGGTGATCGAGGCCGGTTTAAAATGTGTTCAGGGGAAAGGTATCGTAAACTCCATCTCACTGAAAGAGGGCGAAGAGAAATTTAAAGAACACGCCCGCAAAATATTAAGTTATGGCGCCGCCACCGTGGTGATGGCTTTTGACGAGACCGGCCAGGCTGATTCGTATGAGCGCCGCATCGAGATCTGTAAAAGATCATACGATATATTGGTGAACGAAGTGGGCTTCCCTCCGCAGGATATCATTTTCGATCCTAACATCCTTACCGTAGCTACCGGTTTGGAAGAGCATAATAACTACGCTGTTGATTTTATCGAGGCCACCCGCTGGATCAAACAAAACCTGCCGCATGCTAAAGTGAGCGGTGGCGTAAGTAATATTTCCTTCTCGTTCAGGGGTAATAATACCGTGCGCGAGGCTATGCACTCGGCATTCCTGTACCATGCCATCAAAGCAGGTATGGATATGGGAATTGTAAACGCCGGTATGCTGGAGGTTTACGAAGAGATCCCTAAAAACCTGTTAGAGCTGGTTGAAGATGTACTGTTAAACCGTCGCCCGGATGCTACCGAGCGTTTGGTTGAATTTGCAGATACCATCAAAAGCAAAGGCAAAGAGGTTACACGCGATGAAGAATGGCGCAAAGGTACCGTTCAGGAGCGCCTCTCCCATTCGCTGGTAAAAGGTATTGTTGAATACCTGGATAATGACGTAGAAGAAGCCCGCCAGGCCTACAGCAAACCGCTTGAAGTTATTGAAGGCCCGCTGATGGACGGTATGAACATCGTAGGCGATTTATTCGGTGCCGGTAAAATGTTTTTGCCACAGGTAGTAAAATCGGCACGTGTAATGAAAAAGGCCGTGGCTTACTTGTTGCCATTTATCGAAGAAGAAAAAAAGAACAACGTAAATGCCGATCAGCGCGCCAATTCCGGTAAGGTTTTAATGGCTACCGTAAAAGGCGACGTGCACGATATCGGCAAAAATATAGTTGGCGTAGTACTGGCCTGTAACAACTTCGAGGTGATCGATCTTGGGGTAATGGTACCGGCACAACGCATTATTGAAGAAGCTAAAAAGCAACAGGTAGATATTATTGGCCTTAGCGGTTTGATCACCCCATCGCTTGATGAAATGGTTCATTTTGCCAAAGAGATGGAGCGTGAAAACTTCACTATTCCGCTTATTGTTGGTGGGGCTACAACTTCACGTATCCATGCCGCAGTGAAAATCGCGCCGCAATATTCGGGGGCTGCCATCCATGTGCTGGATGCATCACGTAGTGTTACCGTATGCAGCAGCTTGATGAGCAAGGATAATCGCGATGCTTACATCCAGGGCATTAAGGATGAGTATGCCAAAGCCCGCGAGGCCCACGCCAATAAAAAATCGGACAAGCGTTTTGTAACCATCGATGAAGCCCGCGCAGGCAAATTCCAGATCAGCCTTGATGGCGATGTAGCACCGAAACCTGCATTTACCGGCACCAAAGTGTTTGATGGTTTCCCCTTAGAGGAATTGCTTCCGTATATCGACTGGACGCCGTTTTTCCACACCTGGGAACTCCGCGGCAGCTACCCTAAAATATTTGAAGATAAATACGTGGGCGACGAAGCCAAAAAGCTGTTTGATGATGCCCAGGTATTGATGAAACGCATTGTTAATGAAAAGCTGTTCACTGCCAAAGGTGTGATCGGTTTCTGGCCGGCCAATGCCGTGGGCGATGATATTGAATTGTACACCGACGAAAGCCGCACTACAGTACTAAACCGTATCCACACCCTACGCCAGCAGGCCGAAAAGGTAAAGAACGATCCATACTATGCCCTGTCGGATTTCGTAGCGCCGAAAGAAAGCGGCGTACCCGACTATTTCGGCGGTTTCGCGGTAACCACCGGCTTAGGCTGCGACGAACTGGTAGCAGAATTTGAACGCGACCACGACGATTACAACAGCATCATGGCCAAAGCCCTCGCCGATCGTCTCGCCGAAGCTTTTGCCGAAAAAATGCACGAACTGGTACGTAAAGAATACTGGGGTTACGCTAAAGACGAGCATTTGACTAACGTTGATTTGATCAAAGAACAATACCAGGGCATACGTCCGGCACCGGGCTATCCGGCCTGCCCGGACCATACCGAAAAAACCACATTGTTCGAGCTGCTGAAGGCCGAAGATAACGCCAACATGCAACTAACCGAAAGCCTGGCCATGTTACCGGCCGCATCGGTAAGCGGTTTCTACTTCGCACACCCGCAGGCAAGGTATTTTGGTTTGGGTAAGATCAGTAAGGATCAGGTAGAAGATTACGCTCAGCGTAAGCAGATGCCGCTTGAAGATGTTGAGCGCTGGTTAGGCCCTAATATTAACTATTAA
- the metF gene encoding methylenetetrahydrofolate reductase [NAD(P)H], which translates to MKIPEHIVNANGKTLFSFELIPPLKGQSIQGIYDAIDPLMEFKPPFIDVTTLREDFIYKQHPSGLLEKLSYRKRPGTIAICAAIMNKYKVDTVPHLLCGGFTKDETENALIELEFLGIENVLVLRGDARLGDSSFVPTPNGHCYATELLQQVVNLNNGIYLHEDHGNTAKTNFCIGVAGYPEKHFEAPNLKTDFKYLKQKVDMGAQFIVTQMFFDIEKYKEFVNGCRANGITVPIIPGLKPITSSKQLVTLSKTFHIDLPEDLTDAIHACANEKAVKEVGIEWMINQCKELMAFGAPVLHFYTMSNAGPTKRIAEAIF; encoded by the coding sequence ATGAAAATACCTGAACACATAGTCAACGCAAACGGCAAAACACTTTTTTCGTTCGAATTGATCCCGCCTTTAAAAGGGCAAAGCATCCAGGGCATTTATGATGCCATTGATCCGCTGATGGAGTTTAAGCCTCCGTTTATTGATGTTACTACCCTGCGCGAAGATTTTATTTACAAGCAGCACCCAAGCGGTCTGCTCGAAAAATTATCGTACCGCAAGCGCCCGGGTACCATCGCCATTTGCGCGGCTATCATGAACAAGTATAAGGTTGATACCGTGCCACACCTGCTTTGCGGTGGTTTTACCAAAGATGAAACCGAGAACGCCCTCATCGAACTGGAGTTTTTAGGTATCGAAAACGTATTGGTATTACGCGGTGATGCCCGCCTTGGCGATTCATCATTTGTGCCAACGCCTAACGGCCATTGCTACGCCACCGAGTTATTGCAACAGGTAGTAAACCTGAACAACGGCATTTACCTGCACGAGGATCATGGCAATACCGCCAAAACGAACTTTTGCATTGGTGTGGCCGGTTATCCCGAAAAACACTTTGAGGCCCCTAATCTGAAAACCGATTTCAAATACTTGAAACAAAAGGTTGATATGGGCGCGCAGTTCATCGTAACCCAAATGTTTTTTGATATTGAGAAGTACAAAGAGTTTGTGAACGGCTGCCGTGCCAATGGCATTACAGTTCCTATTATTCCGGGCTTGAAACCGATCACTTCGTCAAAACAATTAGTTACGCTGTCAAAAACATTCCATATCGATCTTCCTGAAGATTTGACTGATGCTATCCACGCTTGCGCTAACGAAAAAGCGGTTAAAGAAGTGGGTATTGAATGGATGATAAACCAGTGTAAAGAACTGATGGCCTTTGGCGCGCCGGTACTGCATTTTTATACCATGAGTAATGCCGGGCCGACTAAGAGGATTGCTGAGGCGATATTTTAA
- a CDS encoding HopJ type III effector protein, translating into MKQELSALLTDLKENKKIFSEVIAFIETYYQHQPTAFKNGDTYNEATQNQGSAKVLSFAKINGLGAEDTLLLFAEHYQSVLAHPDATDHQNIRQFMAHGWTGVVFEGEALVAKN; encoded by the coding sequence ATGAAACAAGAACTATCTGCATTACTAACAGATCTGAAAGAAAATAAGAAGATATTCAGCGAAGTGATCGCTTTTATTGAAACCTATTATCAGCACCAGCCAACGGCTTTTAAAAACGGCGATACCTACAACGAGGCTACCCAAAACCAGGGCAGCGCAAAGGTTTTATCCTTCGCCAAAATAAACGGACTGGGTGCCGAAGATACCTTGCTTTTATTTGCCGAGCACTATCAATCGGTACTGGCCCATCCCGATGCTACCGATCACCAAAACATCAGGCAGTTTATGGCGCATGGATGGACAGGCGTTGTTTTTGAGGGCGAGGCTTTGGTTGCTAAAAATTAA
- a CDS encoding Hsp70 family protein, producing MKNIDFGIDLGTTNSGIGRYENGKVQVLKNPVGLGEILPSVVSFYRGRTLVGNKAREQYLTNAGNVFGAFKRKMGTAENYAVTSAEGVTQLSPVDLSAYILKELKNYVPGTSIEAAVITIPASFDTIQSNATKQAGYQAGFKEVVLLQEPIAACLAYANLSNLNIEDEQKWLVYDFGGGTFDVALVYINKRELRVLDNRGNNFLGGVDIDHAFLAGTVVPKLSTITGDSDMWNKLVSKDGAYEKLWYYLGYKAEEAKKELSVSQTTWMEIDFPELEILTDIELSRDAINSAVKPKYKESEKFVIELLAENNLTFKDIERVILVGGTTYIPFIKDALRGLGVKVDDSIDPTTAVITGAAYFAGAHQQSEGVDDNPAAHVVNKIDVKLSYETYSNDLEELIAFKATDGFAGHYRITRADGGFDTGLLQFNQTANEFVTLLPKAKNNFKLSIYNNGQQPVFETTAITISHGLYGVAGQLLPEDICIELDSKEDNTYLEVIFKRNNILPLSKTLYKTFSRSIIKNSTDKLIINVVEGKSGTLPGSNLSIGYIAIEGSDLQGDLIQGTDVEIQLDIDESRGLKVDVYIPSTGQQISQSFHISAKEVNLEKMLLDIAAAENTLDAEIAESSKSEAYELSAMFQRIKEELQLLKQKIHETKNDKVTEERYRLDDTKRKLLSELDSLTRSRDVFMATSLYKKEKERYLAQEKYATAVQKAALKKIFDGEKELLQSGDKHLIKRATQELESLNDKIFLQNDEAFISLFWQLNSLPEFYYADISNLAELSEAGQKAIEKRDYLNLKHIVTVMFNKVDDVYKVRRNSDNEHFQHMQKNPTFKTGLS from the coding sequence ATGAAGAATATTGATTTTGGGATTGATCTGGGTACAACCAACTCGGGCATTGGCCGGTACGAAAACGGTAAGGTACAGGTACTTAAAAACCCTGTTGGGTTGGGCGAAATTTTACCATCTGTAGTGTCATTTTACCGGGGACGTACCCTTGTTGGCAACAAAGCCCGTGAGCAATACCTTACCAACGCAGGCAATGTTTTTGGTGCCTTTAAACGAAAAATGGGCACTGCCGAAAACTATGCTGTAACCAGCGCGGAAGGGGTAACCCAATTGTCGCCGGTTGATTTATCGGCATACATACTCAAAGAGCTTAAAAATTATGTGCCGGGTACCAGCATTGAAGCAGCGGTGATCACCATACCGGCATCTTTTGATACCATACAATCAAACGCTACCAAGCAGGCCGGTTACCAGGCCGGGTTTAAAGAGGTTGTTTTATTGCAGGAGCCTATAGCCGCCTGCCTGGCTTACGCCAACCTGAGTAATTTAAATATCGAAGACGAGCAAAAATGGCTGGTATATGATTTTGGCGGAGGTACCTTTGACGTGGCCCTGGTATATATCAATAAACGCGAGTTAAGGGTATTGGATAACCGCGGCAATAATTTTTTAGGCGGTGTTGATATTGACCACGCTTTTTTGGCAGGTACCGTAGTGCCTAAATTAAGCACCATTACCGGCGACAGCGATATGTGGAACAAGCTGGTTAGCAAGGATGGCGCTTATGAAAAACTTTGGTATTATCTTGGTTATAAGGCCGAGGAAGCCAAGAAAGAGCTATCGGTATCGCAAACCACCTGGATGGAAATAGATTTTCCGGAGCTTGAGATCCTAACCGATATCGAACTGAGCCGCGACGCTATCAATAGCGCTGTAAAACCCAAATACAAGGAGTCGGAAAAGTTTGTTATCGAATTGCTGGCAGAAAACAACCTCACGTTTAAGGATATTGAACGTGTGATACTGGTAGGCGGCACAACTTATATTCCTTTTATTAAAGATGCTTTGCGTGGGCTGGGCGTTAAGGTGGATGACAGTATCGACCCAACTACCGCCGTTATTACCGGCGCGGCATATTTTGCCGGTGCGCACCAGCAAAGCGAAGGAGTAGATGATAATCCAGCAGCGCACGTGGTAAACAAGATTGATGTAAAACTATCATACGAAACTTACTCGAACGACCTGGAAGAACTTATTGCTTTTAAAGCAACTGATGGCTTTGCGGGCCATTACCGCATTACCCGGGCAGATGGCGGGTTTGACACCGGTTTACTACAGTTTAATCAAACAGCTAACGAGTTTGTAACCTTGCTGCCAAAAGCTAAAAACAACTTTAAGCTGAGCATTTATAACAACGGGCAGCAACCGGTTTTTGAAACCACGGCTATTACCATATCGCATGGCCTGTACGGCGTGGCCGGCCAGTTATTGCCCGAGGATATTTGTATTGAGCTGGATAGCAAGGAAGATAACACCTACCTTGAGGTGATTTTTAAACGCAACAATATTTTGCCGCTCAGCAAAACGCTTTATAAAACTTTTTCCCGGTCGATTATTAAAAACTCGACTGATAAGCTGATCATTAATGTGGTTGAGGGGAAAAGCGGCACCCTGCCGGGCTCCAACCTCAGTATCGGGTATATAGCCATTGAGGGCAGCGATCTGCAGGGCGATCTGATACAAGGCACCGATGTGGAGATCCAACTGGATATCGACGAATCGAGGGGATTAAAGGTTGATGTTTATATTCCCTCTACAGGCCAACAAATCAGTCAAAGCTTCCACATCTCGGCCAAAGAGGTTAATTTAGAAAAGATGCTGCTTGATATTGCAGCTGCCGAAAATACCCTGGATGCCGAAATAGCAGAAAGCAGTAAGAGCGAAGCTTATGAGCTTTCGGCGATGTTTCAGCGGATAAAGGAAGAACTGCAGTTGTTGAAGCAAAAAATCCACGAAACAAAAAATGATAAAGTAACCGAAGAGCGCTATCGCCTGGATGATACCAAACGGAAACTGTTGAGCGAATTGGACAGCCTTACCCGTTCGCGGGATGTGTTTATGGCAACTTCGTTATATAAAAAAGAAAAAGAGCGCTACCTGGCCCAGGAAAAGTATGCAACGGCTGTACAAAAAGCCGCGCTGAAAAAGATTTTTGATGGCGAAAAGGAGCTGCTGCAATCGGGCGATAAGCATTTGATAAAGCGGGCTACACAAGAACTGGAAAGCTTAAACGATAAAATATTCCTGCAAAATGATGAGGCTTTTATCAGCTTGTTCTGGCAGTTAAACTCGCTGCCCGAGTTTTATTATGCCGATATCTCCAACCTGGCCGAACTGTCGGAAGCAGGGCAGAAAGCTATAGAAAAACGCGATTATCTGAATTTGAAACACATCGTTACCGTTATGTTCAACAAGGTGGATGACGTGTATAAAGTTAGGCGCAATAGTGATAATGAGCACTTTCAGCACATGCAAAAAAATCCAACATTTAAAACCGGACTAAGTTAG
- a CDS encoding helix-turn-helix domain-containing protein — MKKDEKITHLFDSLSAAHRAMGLPAPVHPLISLLSATSYPGISTRPPSGTHVLNFYKISYRPKLSPKLKYGQDYYDFDEGGLLFAAPGQVIGNHGDDEPRECSEYALLIHPDFLWNYPLAKKIKQYGFFSYSANEALHLSEKEKNIIISIFKNIEEELNSRIDDFSQDVIISQIELLLTYANRFYKRQFITRKAINSTLLQKLEELLDAYFGNEESLSKGIPTVQYLADNLSVSPGYLSDMLRSLTGQNAQQHIHSKLVEKAKEKLSATELSVSEVAYQLGFEHPQSFSKFFKTKTRLSPLGFRKSFN; from the coding sequence ATGAAAAAGGACGAAAAGATCACCCATTTGTTTGATTCTTTATCTGCTGCGCACCGCGCCATGGGCCTGCCTGCACCGGTGCATCCTCTCATTAGTTTACTAAGTGCTACTTCATATCCAGGTATTTCAACCCGCCCGCCATCGGGCACGCATGTACTCAATTTCTACAAAATATCCTATCGGCCTAAATTAAGCCCTAAGCTAAAATACGGGCAGGATTATTATGATTTTGACGAGGGAGGCCTGCTGTTCGCCGCTCCGGGCCAGGTAATTGGCAATCATGGTGATGATGAGCCGCGTGAATGTTCGGAGTACGCTTTACTTATCCACCCCGATTTTTTGTGGAACTATCCGCTGGCTAAAAAAATCAAACAGTATGGTTTCTTTTCATATTCGGCCAACGAAGCATTGCATCTTTCGGAAAAGGAAAAAAACATCATCATATCTATTTTTAAAAATATTGAAGAGGAGCTAAACAGCAGGATTGATGATTTTAGCCAGGATGTAATTATTTCGCAAATTGAGCTGCTGCTTACCTATGCCAACCGGTTTTACAAACGGCAGTTTATCACCCGCAAAGCAATAAACAGCACCCTGCTGCAAAAATTAGAAGAACTTTTGGATGCATATTTTGGCAATGAAGAATCGTTAAGCAAGGGCATCCCTACTGTTCAATACCTTGCCGACAATCTTAGTGTATCACCCGGTTATTTAAGCGATATGCTGCGCTCATTAACCGGGCAAAATGCACAACAGCATATCCACAGCAAACTGGTAGAAAAGGCTAAGGAAAAACTTTCGGCTACGGAGTTATCGGTAAGCGAAGTAGCATATCAGCTGGGATTTGAACATCCGCAGTCATTCAGTAAGTTTTTCAAAACAAAAACCCGGCTTTCGCCGCTCGGGTTCAGGAAATCATTCAATTGA
- a CDS encoding SDR family NAD(P)-dependent oxidoreductase, with amino-acid sequence MIHQNEIAGAGTQSKPVENNKVWFITGASRGFGRVWTEAALKRGDKVAATARKLESIAGLKQQYGDDVLILELDVTKPDQVKTAVEQAHAHFGRLDVVLNNAGYSLVGTIEEAAADDVRALYETNILGPLAVIQAALPLLRQQGGGHILGTSSGLGHVTLPVIGYYCSSKWAFEAIYESLAAEVAAFNIKVTIIEPGAYATEFGSQESLKFAAGMDLYTDFKNQFFERLRTSERGDPEATPEAVFKIVDAENPPLRFFLGSHNLPWVRKAYAERLATWEAWETVSNAAQGN; translated from the coding sequence ATGATACATCAAAATGAAATAGCAGGTGCTGGTACTCAGTCAAAGCCAGTTGAAAATAATAAAGTATGGTTTATTACCGGCGCATCCCGCGGGTTTGGCCGGGTGTGGACCGAAGCGGCGCTAAAACGCGGCGATAAGGTTGCAGCAACCGCACGCAAACTGGAAAGCATTGCCGGTTTAAAACAACAATACGGCGATGATGTACTTATCCTTGAACTCGATGTAACAAAACCAGACCAGGTTAAAACAGCCGTAGAGCAAGCCCATGCACATTTTGGCCGGCTGGACGTAGTGCTTAACAACGCAGGATACTCGCTTGTAGGCACTATTGAAGAAGCCGCCGCTGATGATGTGAGGGCGCTTTATGAAACAAATATCCTCGGACCATTGGCCGTTATCCAGGCTGCCCTGCCTTTATTACGCCAACAGGGCGGCGGGCATATATTAGGCACTTCGAGTGGGCTTGGCCACGTTACCCTGCCGGTAATTGGCTACTATTGCTCATCAAAATGGGCTTTTGAAGCCATTTACGAAAGTTTGGCGGCCGAGGTTGCAGCATTTAATATCAAGGTAACAATTATCGAACCCGGGGCTTATGCCACCGAATTCGGCAGCCAGGAATCGTTAAAATTTGCAGCTGGTATGGATCTTTACACGGATTTTAAAAATCAGTTTTTTGAACGATTGAGAACTTCCGAAAGGGGTGATCCTGAAGCTACGCCCGAAGCTGTTTTTAAAATTGTGGATGCCGAAAACCCGCCGCTGCGTTTCTTTTTAGGTAGCCACAACCTGCCGTGGGTACGTAAGGCTTATGCCGAACGGCTGGCAACCTGGGAGGCCTGGGAAACGGTTTCGAATGCGGCACAAGGCAATTAA